A stretch of Arachis hypogaea cultivar Tifrunner chromosome 15, arahy.Tifrunner.gnm2.J5K5, whole genome shotgun sequence DNA encodes these proteins:
- the LOC112751939 gene encoding abscisic stress-ripening protein 3 produces the protein MAEHHHHHHLFHHHKEDEQLVDAAGAGYDYRKEEKHHKHLEQLGEMGAIAAGAYALHEKHKAKKDPEHAHKHKIEEEIAAAAAVGAGGFAFHEHHEKKEAKKEYEETHGKKHHHLFG, from the exons atggctgaacaccaccaccaccaccacctcttcCACCACCACAAGGAGGATGAACAGCTAGTGGATGCCGCCGGAGCCGGATATGATTACAGAAAGGAAGAAAAGCACCACAAGCACCTTGAACAACTTGGTGAAATGGGAGCTATAGCTGCTGGTGCTTATGCTTTg CATGAGAAGCATAAGGCAAAGAAAGATCCGGAGCATGCCCACAAACACAAGATAGAGGAGGAGATAGCGGCGGCAGCTGCCGTGGGTGCGGGAGGATTTGCCTTTCATGAGCACCATGAGAAGAAAGAGGCAAAGAAAGAGTATGAGGAGACTCATGGAAAGAAGCATCATCATCTCTTTggttaa
- the LOC112751935 gene encoding receptor-like protein EIX2 produces the protein MLQHCKLGPDFPKWLQTQKNLMQLDISNAGISDITPEWFWALSTRLNKMNISYNNLTGIIPDFPLRLTEYPSIYLAANQFEGSIPLFLRRAVSLDLSNNKFSDVTSFVCANDTAERLGQLDISNNYLSGQIPDCWENFKSLAYIDVSNNNFSGQVPTSMGSVLELLVLILRNNSLTGQLPFSMKHCKNLVMLDAGENKLSGIIPSWIGSGLQQLQMLSLRKNHFFGSIPLSLCFLNGIRFLDLSVNLLWGPIPKCFINFTAMTTQERFLTDSHDHSCIVNHTLGMYGYDYDIIALLMWKGVEHIFENDKLLLKGIDLSSNQFSGDIPSELENLVELVSLNLSRNNLTGKIPSEIGRLLSLESLDLSRNHLFGSIPSSLAQIDFLSVLDLSHNNLSGQIPTGTQLQSFNASSYEENQNLCGLPLEKMCPKEGPRQESVVKTQDENDDGFIQAFFASMGLGFFAGFWGIFGTILFNRSWRHACFRSLNNITEKVMSRWQWW, from the coding sequence ATGTTGCAGCATTGCAAGTTGGGTCCCGATTTTCCAAAATGGTTGCAGACACAGAAAAACTTGATGCAACTTGATATTTCCAATGCTGGAATTTCGGATATCACTCCAGAGTGGTTTTGGGCTCTATCAACAAGGCTAAATAAGATGAACATTTCGTACAACAATCTCACTGGAATAATTCCAGATTTTCCATTGAGGCTTACGGAATATCCTTCTATATATCTAGCTGCAAATCAATTTGAAGGCTCAATCCCGCTATTTTTACGAAGAGCTGTGTCCCTGGATCTGTCCAACAATAAATTTTCAGATGTTACTTCATTTGTATGTGCCAATGATACAGCTGAAAGATTAGGCCAATTAGATATTTCAAACAATTATTTATCTGGTCAAATCCCTGATTGTTGGGAGAATTTTAAATCATTAGCTTATATAGATGTGAGTAACAATAATTTTTCTGGACAAGTCCCCACTTCAATGggatcagttcttgagcttcttgtaTTGATATTGAGAAACAATAGCTTGACGGGGCAGCTTCCTTTCTCGATGAAGCATTGCAAAAATTTAGTGATGCTGGATGCAGGAGAGAACAAATTATCAGGAATCATTCCTTCTTGGATTGGAAGCGGCTTACAACAACTGCAAATGTTAAGCTTGCGGAAAAATCACTTTTTTGGAAGTATACCATTATCTCTCTGTTTTCTAAATGGCATTCGCTTCTTGGATCTCTCGGTTAATCTTCTGTGGGGCCCAATTCCAAAATGTTTCATTAACTTCACTGCAATGACCACCCAAGAAAGGTTCTTAACAGATTCCCATGATCATTCTTGTATTGTCAACCACACTCTTGGAATGTATGGGTATGATTATGATATAATTGCTTTGTTGATGTGGAAAGGTGTAGAACACATATTTGAGAATGATAAGCTGCTTCTAAAAGGTATTGATCTCTCAAGTAATCAGTTCTCAGGGGATATTCCGTCAGAACTTGAGAATTTGGTGGAGCTAGTTTCATTGAATTTATCAAGAAATAACTTGACAGGAAAAATTCCTTCAGAAATTGGAAGGTTGTTATCATTGGAGTCTCTTGATTTGTCAAGAAACCATTTATTTGGCTCCATTCCTTCTAGTCTTGCACAAATTGATTTTCTCTCAGTGTTGGATCTATCACATAATAATTTGTCTGGACAAATTCCAACTGGCACACAGTTGCAGAGTTTCAATGCCTCAAGTTACGAAGAAAATCAAAATCTCTGTGGGCTACCTCTCGAAAAAATGTGTCCCAAGGAAGGGCCACGTCAAGAATCTGTGGTTAAAACCcaagatgagaatgatgatggttTTATTCAAGCGTTCTTCGCAAGCATGGGATTGGGATTCTTTGCTGGATTCTGGGGGATCTTTGGCACTATCCTCTTCAATCGCTCATGGAGACATGCTTGCTTCCGATCCTTGAACAACATAACAGAAAAAGTTATGTCAAGGTGGCAATGGTGGTGA
- the LOC112751938 gene encoding uncharacterized protein has translation MAEQHHHHHLFHHDKEDEQTMDTAGTEVDYKKEEKHHKHLEQLGEMGAVAAGAYALHEKHKAKKDPEHAHKHKIEEEVAAAAAVGAGGFAFHEHHEKKESKEEYEETHGKKHHHLLG, from the exons ATGGCTgaacaacaccaccaccaccacctcttccaccatgacaaggaggatgAACAGACCATGGATACCGCCGGCACCGAGGTTGATtacaagaaggaagaaaagcacCACAAGCACCTTGAACAACTTGGTGAAATGGGAGCTGTAGCTGCTGGTGCTTATGCCTTG CATGAGAAGCATAAGGCAAAGAAAGATCCGGAGCATGCCCACAAGCACAAGATAGAGGAGGAGGTAGCAGCTGCCGCCGCCGTCGGTGCCGGAGGATTTGCCTTCCATGAGCACCATGAGAAGAAAGAGTCAAAGGAAGAGTATGAGGAGACTCATGGAAAGAAGCATCATCATCTTCTTggctaa
- the LOC112751936 gene encoding uncharacterized protein: MKHLGQLAKIWDSRAFSIFLYVGSADGAVLVGDGKIENRITQCLHGIICDSCRHIERDCTDSCACENQCSNNSGNVEVEPYNCQEITHCRLTTCSCRRMAMACTAQCPCRGEEESCTNI, from the exons ATGAAGCATCTGGGGCAATTAGCTAAAATTTGGG ATTCCAGAGCTTTTTCCATATTTCTTTATGTTGGAAGCGCTGATGGAGCTGTTCTTGTGGGGGATGGTAAAATTG AGAATAGAATCACACAATGTCTGCATGGAATTATTTGCGATAGTTGCAGGCATATTGAACGAGACTGTACTGATAGTTGCGCATGTGAGAATCAATGCAGCAACAACAGTGGAAATGTCGAAGTTGAACCATACAATTGCCAGGAAATAACACATTGTAGATTAACAACCTGCAGCTGCAGGAGGATGGCAATGGCGTGCACTGCACAATGCCCATGCAGGGGCGAGGAGGAAAGCTGCACCAACATATGA